A portion of the Dissulfuribacter thermophilus genome contains these proteins:
- the queC gene encoding 7-cyano-7-deazaguanine synthase QueC, translating to MENNKRPLAVCLVSGGLDSCVTAAFAKEECEVAFVHVNYGQRTQQRELEAFNKIADYYQVEKRLVVDIGYLKKIGGSALTDTSIDVPQDTLSTNGIPITYVPFRNAHLISIATSWAEVIGAQFIYIGATEVDFSGYPDCRRSFFDAMELAIHEGTRPETNIKIRTPIIHMGKKEVVEAGARLGAPLELTWSCYKDEDLACGRCDSCLLRLKGFKEAGLKDPIPYKADKENRGETSI from the coding sequence ATGGAAAATAACAAAAGACCCTTAGCAGTCTGTTTGGTAAGCGGAGGTCTCGATAGTTGCGTTACTGCTGCCTTTGCAAAAGAAGAGTGTGAAGTCGCCTTTGTCCACGTAAATTATGGACAAAGGACCCAACAAAGGGAACTCGAGGCATTTAACAAAATTGCAGACTACTACCAGGTGGAAAAACGGCTTGTTGTAGACATTGGTTACCTAAAAAAAATCGGTGGTTCTGCGTTAACAGACACTTCTATCGACGTCCCTCAAGATACCCTTTCAACCAATGGGATACCCATTACATACGTACCCTTTAGAAACGCCCACCTCATCTCAATTGCTACTTCGTGGGCAGAGGTTATTGGTGCTCAATTTATCTACATAGGCGCCACAGAGGTCGACTTTTCTGGATATCCTGATTGTAGGAGGTCCTTTTTCGACGCAATGGAATTGGCCATTCATGAGGGCACAAGACCTGAGACCAACATCAAGATAAGGACCCCCATTATCCATATGGGCAAAAAGGAAGTAGTAGAAGCAGGCGCAAGGCTTGGAGCTCCACTTGAACTCACCTGGTCCTGTTATAAAGATGAGGACCTTGCCTGTGGTAGGTGTGATTCATGCCTTTTGAGACTAAAGGGATTTAAAGAGGCGGGCCTAAAAGACCCAATTCCGTACAAAGCAGACAAGGAGAATAGGGGTGAGACCAGTATTTGA